A genomic window from Flavobacterium hankyongi includes:
- a CDS encoding PAS domain S-box protein, translated as MLKKYFYFIILYFITIHVSGQIYDFRRIDQEDGLSSANINVVFQDSRDYLWIGTDGGGLIKYDGISYEIFDQNKGLSGEFITDIVEDQRGNLVIGTKYNGVYIYDGLHFFKEFNESNNKITSNLVFKAINTRKGIIVVTSHELFLIKPNYEINTLLKFSKPFKQINAAVEAKSGQLLLASENGVFSFEKGILTPFFPNEVNGRTTVSKSPNGKVFIGTDKAELFTYENDKLSKPDIIKDNNGKPFSIKNVYVTKRESKWLSSYDTKGVCLSHGSFHVFFDKSNGFDGDLVNSFFQDKTKNLYIATSATGLFVTSPQQFINFSNIEALSSSSAFCVFKNNDKLYFSQDSKFVNEVLFKGTNEIKLLRKLPVQDSRAGFIDNNKKSVFGCSEGLAILEKGGIRKIDLRKFVNNEDLKVTSLFQNKEGEYFVGTFGHGLFILDKNFRLVTRIKRNMNFSDNVSTILELSNNNWYLGSSDGLFILKRKKRKFYLTKKIFADVISVGTKDSYGNFWFSGDKKLIFIDKNFNKKIYTEKNGLLSTLIYTLIANNEGDLLIGTNFGLAKVKIDGEGKIIYINNYNSKNGFTGLETNMRAQYKDEEGDIYLATVKGLYQCLGSYRTNFNENVKVKITGLALFNDSKKWEASKNHWENLPPQGYIFDENDDDLTFTYLTINNNISKNASYSYILEGLEKAKWSKPTQQRSINYSNLSFGNYTFKVRVVDNIGRPISPIASYAFRIEKPFYLSWWFIIGGIAIIYLVISLIFTKTAKYNKDFVKNYAEADSSNEQFGLYFLFLGILIPLIDFIIEITNVREVETLQFNILVGIILIGVYLLSKKIKIIQNNLRYLFALFLFIYAVETVRKMIFFPNNIAAFLDFLVAFFLSYSVFKTIRYYWLYVFLVFGLIIALYTSNAITREVMVAFLYSCFIIAILNQVRYIVNLNAKDKFLFADNIVNKGTSLVLAVNKKGEVVYCSETIQQILGYNVYEVKGMNYWKLTEDDEFSTINYKISEGLYIRKLKCKDGSYKFIQWKDSKYSDDLYVGIGQDVTEQVEVQNQYKKLIESASDMIYETDIKGYFTFINKFTEKLLGFSREEYIGKHFTSLIHPDYTEQVIQFYVNTSLDGDEIPFLEFPVLKKSGEKLWVSQKVSLSRNTDGKVIGYAAIARDITILKNIEKEQKNRQEKNELYNKTINKLVTKIYPEETSFVDILKEILKSSAIGANIDRISYWNYSRTALDCIILYKLYEDSFIGNFTTNLSECPNYFKALENDNIIIASDVYNTESVREFVDEYLPQNDIKSMLDVPIIFNGEIAAILCFEITHEFRKWDNDDINFARSVADVIAIAIESQKRLETEEKLKIKTEILSAIAISTEKLLKGKDLNTIFDDIFPIIGKASKIDRVYYFQDDPATKTLSQKNEWVNANISVQLDNPLLQNLPYEKSQEFLDFIMENKVYNAVVDEVKNPDIKKRWKDQGILTILIFPIFVKNQFYGSIGFDDCTNGRKWSDDEIGVLQILANNISTAIERVQNEGLLQESEQRFKLLTNNIPGTVYLSENDENWTKIFLNDEIEVLTGYKKSLFLDKQISLIDLVHPDDRQNLKEYTTERIENHSSFHVVYRLRKSSGDYIWVEEFGDVILRDGKIAFIEGILFDITAKKEIESEIKAREYAEASSKAKSEFLANMSHEIRTPLNAIIGFSSILKETQLDNSQQEYLATVNHSADILLDVVNDILDFSKIETGKLELEYKKTNLYELSHQIIDIIRFDSEQKNISLSLKIDKEVPKYIVTDALRIKQVLLNLLSNAVKFTNKGKVQFQIEFIGKTETNAKLKFSVIDSGIGIKKANQEKIFEPFSQEDNSTTRKYGGTGLGLAISNKILKLMYSKLELESEINKGSTFYFELEAKYFEDTIDSEYDIDVREMEVNYEDISLIHKKSVFSSSKRVLVVEDNKINMLLARTMIKKIIPDAIIFEASNGKIGVEKCSEVNPDLVLLDIQMPIKNGYEAALDIRKFNPKVPIVALTAGTIKGEKEKCIESGMNDYISKPIDKDIFESILFKWLQQN; from the coding sequence ATGCTTAAAAAGTACTTCTACTTTATAATCTTATATTTTATTACCATTCATGTATCTGGTCAGATATATGATTTTAGACGCATAGATCAAGAAGACGGATTATCATCTGCTAACATAAATGTTGTTTTTCAGGATAGTAGAGATTATTTATGGATTGGTACCGATGGTGGTGGCTTGATTAAGTATGACGGAATATCTTATGAGATTTTTGATCAAAATAAAGGTTTATCAGGCGAATTTATTACAGATATTGTAGAAGATCAGCGTGGTAATCTAGTTATTGGGACAAAATATAACGGTGTATACATTTATGATGGGTTGCATTTTTTTAAAGAATTTAATGAAAGTAATAACAAAATTACTTCAAATTTAGTTTTTAAAGCTATAAATACAAGAAAAGGTATTATAGTTGTTACTTCCCATGAACTATTTTTAATAAAACCGAATTATGAAATAAATACTCTTTTAAAATTCTCCAAACCCTTTAAACAAATCAATGCTGCAGTGGAAGCAAAATCGGGACAACTTTTACTAGCGTCTGAAAATGGGGTATTTAGTTTTGAAAAGGGTATATTAACTCCTTTTTTTCCAAATGAAGTAAATGGAAGAACTACAGTTAGTAAAAGCCCAAACGGAAAAGTTTTTATTGGTACAGATAAAGCAGAACTTTTTACTTATGAAAATGATAAATTATCGAAACCAGATATAATTAAAGATAATAATGGTAAACCGTTTTCTATTAAAAATGTTTATGTAACTAAGCGTGAAAGTAAATGGTTAAGTAGTTATGACACTAAAGGTGTTTGTTTAAGCCATGGTAGTTTTCACGTTTTCTTTGATAAATCTAATGGTTTTGATGGAGATCTTGTTAACTCTTTTTTTCAAGATAAAACTAAAAACTTATATATAGCCACAAGCGCTACTGGACTTTTTGTTACTTCCCCTCAACAATTTATAAATTTTTCAAATATAGAAGCACTAAGCTCGTCTTCTGCATTTTGTGTTTTTAAAAATAATGACAAATTATATTTTTCTCAAGATAGTAAGTTTGTAAATGAAGTACTATTTAAGGGTACAAATGAAATTAAATTACTTAGAAAACTTCCAGTTCAAGATTCACGTGCAGGTTTCATTGATAATAATAAAAAATCTGTTTTTGGTTGTTCAGAAGGATTGGCTATTCTTGAAAAAGGAGGAATAAGAAAAATAGATTTAAGGAAGTTTGTAAATAATGAAGATTTAAAAGTTACTTCATTATTTCAAAATAAAGAAGGAGAATATTTTGTTGGAACCTTTGGACATGGCTTATTTATATTAGATAAAAACTTCAGACTCGTAACAAGAATCAAAAGAAACATGAATTTTAGCGATAATGTTTCTACAATTTTAGAGTTAAGTAATAATAATTGGTACTTAGGATCAAGTGATGGATTATTTATTTTAAAAAGAAAGAAACGAAAGTTTTATTTAACAAAAAAAATATTTGCAGATGTAATATCAGTAGGAACTAAAGATAGCTATGGGAATTTTTGGTTCTCTGGTGATAAAAAGTTAATATTTATAGATAAAAATTTTAACAAGAAGATTTATACTGAAAAAAATGGACTTTTATCAACATTAATTTATACACTTATCGCTAATAATGAAGGTGATCTTTTGATAGGTACAAATTTTGGATTGGCTAAAGTAAAAATAGATGGAGAGGGAAAAATTATTTACATTAATAATTATAATTCTAAAAATGGTTTCACTGGGCTTGAAACTAATATGAGAGCTCAATATAAAGATGAAGAAGGTGATATTTATTTGGCTACCGTAAAAGGATTGTATCAATGCTTAGGTAGTTATAGAACCAACTTTAATGAAAATGTGAAGGTTAAAATTACAGGCTTAGCTTTATTTAATGATTCAAAAAAATGGGAAGCTTCAAAAAATCATTGGGAAAATTTACCTCCTCAAGGCTATATATTTGATGAAAATGACGACGATTTAACTTTCACTTATTTAACAATTAATAATAATATTTCAAAAAATGCTTCATATTCGTACATACTTGAAGGTTTAGAAAAAGCAAAATGGTCTAAGCCAACACAGCAGCGATCTATTAATTATTCAAATTTAAGTTTTGGAAATTATACTTTTAAGGTTAGAGTTGTTGATAATATAGGTCGCCCAATTAGTCCTATTGCGAGTTATGCATTTAGAATTGAAAAACCTTTCTACTTAAGTTGGTGGTTTATTATTGGAGGAATTGCAATTATTTATTTGGTGATTTCTTTGATTTTTACCAAAACAGCTAAATACAACAAAGATTTTGTAAAAAACTATGCTGAGGCTGATTCTTCAAATGAGCAATTTGGCTTATACTTTCTCTTTTTAGGAATATTAATTCCTCTAATAGATTTTATAATAGAAATCACAAATGTTAGAGAAGTAGAAACACTCCAGTTTAATATATTAGTTGGTATTATCCTTATTGGGGTTTATTTGCTAAGTAAAAAAATTAAAATCATACAAAATAATCTAAGATATTTATTTGCATTATTTCTTTTTATTTACGCAGTTGAGACTGTTAGGAAAATGATTTTTTTTCCAAATAATATTGCAGCATTTCTTGATTTTTTAGTTGCATTTTTCCTTTCCTATAGTGTGTTTAAAACAATACGATACTATTGGTTGTATGTTTTTTTAGTTTTTGGACTTATTATAGCACTTTATACCTCAAATGCTATAACTAGAGAAGTTATGGTTGCTTTTTTATATAGTTGTTTCATAATAGCGATTCTTAATCAGGTACGATATATTGTAAATCTAAATGCAAAAGATAAATTTTTATTTGCAGATAATATTGTAAATAAAGGAACTTCTCTTGTTTTGGCAGTAAATAAAAAAGGAGAAGTTGTTTATTGTAGCGAAACTATTCAACAAATTTTAGGATATAATGTTTATGAAGTTAAAGGAATGAATTATTGGAAATTAACTGAAGATGATGAATTTTCAACAATTAATTATAAAATAAGTGAAGGACTTTATATCAGAAAACTAAAATGTAAAGATGGAAGTTATAAATTCATTCAATGGAAAGACTCTAAATATTCTGATGATTTATATGTAGGTATTGGACAAGATGTTACAGAACAAGTTGAAGTTCAAAATCAATATAAAAAGCTTATAGAATCTGCTTCAGATATGATCTATGAAACAGATATTAAAGGTTATTTTACTTTCATTAATAAGTTTACAGAAAAGCTTTTGGGATTTTCAAGAGAAGAATATATAGGCAAGCATTTTACCTCATTAATTCATCCAGATTACACAGAACAAGTTATTCAATTTTATGTAAATACATCTTTAGATGGAGATGAGATACCATTTTTAGAGTTTCCAGTTCTTAAAAAGTCAGGAGAGAAATTATGGGTATCACAAAAAGTTTCTTTATCCCGTAATACAGACGGAAAAGTAATAGGATATGCAGCTATTGCTCGTGATATAACCATTCTGAAAAATATAGAAAAAGAACAAAAAAACAGACAAGAAAAAAACGAATTATATAACAAAACAATTAATAAATTAGTAACAAAAATTTATCCTGAAGAGACAAGTTTTGTTGACATTCTTAAAGAAATTCTTAAGTCATCTGCTATAGGAGCCAATATTGACCGAATTAGTTACTGGAACTATAGTAGAACAGCTCTGGATTGCATTATTTTATATAAACTTTATGAAGATTCTTTTATTGGAAATTTTACAACTAATCTTTCAGAATGTCCTAATTATTTTAAGGCTTTAGAAAATGATAATATTATTATAGCTTCAGATGTTTATAACACAGAAAGTGTTAGAGAGTTTGTAGATGAATATTTGCCTCAAAATGATATAAAATCAATGCTAGATGTTCCTATTATTTTTAATGGAGAAATTGCTGCAATTTTATGTTTTGAGATAACGCATGAATTTAGAAAATGGGACAATGATGATATAAATTTTGCTCGTTCAGTTGCGGATGTTATCGCAATTGCGATAGAGTCACAAAAGCGTTTAGAAACAGAAGAAAAACTTAAAATAAAAACAGAAATATTATCTGCAATCGCTATTTCAACAGAAAAATTATTAAAAGGAAAAGATTTAAATACAATTTTTGATGATATATTTCCAATCATTGGTAAGGCCTCAAAAATTGATAGAGTATATTATTTTCAAGACGACCCAGCCACCAAAACTTTAAGTCAAAAAAATGAATGGGTAAATGCTAACATTTCTGTACAATTAGATAACCCATTGTTGCAAAACCTTCCATATGAAAAATCACAAGAATTTCTGGATTTTATAATGGAAAACAAAGTGTATAATGCAGTTGTTGATGAAGTTAAAAATCCAGATATAAAAAAACGCTGGAAAGATCAAGGAATTTTGACCATTTTAATATTTCCAATTTTTGTAAAAAATCAATTTTATGGATCGATAGGTTTTGATGATTGTACAAATGGTAGAAAATGGTCAGATGATGAAATTGGCGTACTTCAAATTTTAGCAAATAACATATCAACAGCAATTGAAAGAGTCCAAAATGAAGGATTGTTGCAAGAAAGTGAACAACGATTTAAATTATTAACCAATAATATTCCAGGAACAGTTTATTTGTCTGAAAACGATGAAAATTGGACTAAAATTTTCTTAAATGATGAAATTGAAGTTCTTACTGGTTATAAAAAATCACTCTTTTTAGACAAACAAATTTCTCTTATTGATTTAGTTCACCCAGATGATCGACAAAATTTAAAAGAATATACCACAGAACGTATCGAAAATCACTCATCTTTCCATGTTGTTTATAGACTCAGAAAAAGTAGTGGCGATTATATATGGGTTGAAGAATTTGGTGATGTAATTTTAAGAGATGGAAAAATAGCCTTCATCGAAGGAATTTTGTTTGATATCACAGCAAAAAAAGAAATCGAATCTGAAATCAAAGCAAGAGAGTATGCTGAAGCCTCTAGTAAAGCTAAATCTGAATTTTTGGCAAATATGAGCCATGAAATACGTACACCTTTAAACGCTATCATTGGTTTTTCAAGTATATTAAAGGAAACACAACTTGATAATTCTCAACAGGAATATTTAGCAACAGTTAATCATTCAGCAGACATTTTATTAGATGTAGTTAATGACATTCTGGATTTTTCTAAAATTGAAACAGGTAAGTTAGAGTTAGAGTATAAAAAGACAAACCTTTATGAACTTTCACATCAAATTATCGATATTATTCGATTTGATTCGGAACAAAAAAATATTTCATTATCATTAAAAATAGATAAAGAAGTACCTAAGTATATTGTGACAGATGCATTAAGAATTAAGCAGGTATTACTTAATTTACTTTCTAATGCTGTAAAATTTACTAACAAAGGTAAAGTTCAATTTCAAATTGAATTTATTGGTAAAACGGAAACAAACGCTAAACTTAAATTTTCAGTGATAGATAGCGGAATTGGTATTAAGAAAGCAAATCAAGAAAAAATATTTGAACCTTTTTCACAAGAAGATAATTCAACTACCAGAAAATATGGAGGAACTGGTTTGGGTCTGGCAATTTCTAATAAAATCCTGAAATTAATGTATAGTAAATTAGAGTTGGAGAGTGAGATAAATAAAGGTAGTACTTTTTATTTCGAATTGGAGGCTAAATATTTTGAAGATACAATTGATTCAGAATATGATATCGATGTTAGAGAAATGGAAGTAAATTATGAAGATATTAGTTTGATTCATAAAAAATCTGTTTTCAGTTCATCCAAAAGAGTATTAGTCGTTGAAGACAACAAAATTAATATGCTTTTAGCAAGGACTATGATTAAGAAAATTATTCCAGATGCAATAATTTTTGAGGCAAGTAATGGTAAAATTGGTGTTGAAAAATGTAGCGAAGTAAATCCAGATTTAGTACTTTTAGATATTCAAATGCCAATCAAAAATGGATATGAAGCAGCATTAGACATAAGAAAGTTTAATCCAAAAGTGCCTATAGTTGCACTAACAGCAGGTACAATAAAAGGAGAGAAAGAAAAATGCATTGAGTCTGGTATGAATGATTATATATCTAAACCAATTGATAAGGATATTTTCGAAAGTATTTTGTTTAAATGGTTACAGCAAAATTAA